The following is a genomic window from Pseudomonas sp. FP2335.
CCAGGCCATCCATTTCCAATGCCTTGACTATCCCCATCGCCCAGCTTGCAGAAGTTGTTCGTTCGCTCATGGCGTCTTCTTAATAAAGCAGGCTTAAACGGCAGCCAGGAAAGCCAAGGATACTAAAGTGGCATCTATTGTCACTGGCCGTTACCACTGATCACTCTAGACTCAAATAAGCTCCCCGCCGAACATCTGTTGGGCGGCACAACAATCAAAGGGCCGGCAATCGTGGAAAATATCAAGCAATTCAATAGCTTTGCTGAGTTCTACCCGTATTACCTGGGCGAGCATGCCAACAGTACCTGCCGGCGCCTGCATTTCATCGGCACCACCCTGGTGATCGGCATCCTGGCCTATGCCATTGGTCGGGGCTCATTGGCGTTGCTGCTGGCCATACCGATTGCCGGCTACAGCTTTGCCTGGATCGGCCACTTCTTCTTCGAAAGGAACCGCCCGGCGACCTTCAAGCACCCGTTCTACAGCTTATTGGGGGATTTCGTGATGTATCGCGACATGATCCTTGGCAAAGTCCCGTTCTAGACGTGTGACCCCATGTCACTTGCGTTAAATGATCAAAGTTCTGACATCCGCCGACAGAAAAATCTTTTTGTCATTTGCAGTGCTGTATCCTGCCAAGGCTTTTTGAGAGCGCGGAATCACCTGCGATTGAAAAAACAGACCTTGCGAGGAGCGACGACGATGCACGAGATACCTAATCTCCCCTTCCCAAGCCTGCACGAAACTGAGCAGCCAACACCGCAGCAGGCCAGCCCAAAGCAGCCTGAGGCCAAAGAAGCAAAACCAGTCGACGGCAAAAGCCAGGGCTGACGCCGTACCAGACCGTGTGGAAAGCGCAGCTTTGCGCGCTTTCCACACTGCCTGAATAGACCTGGATAGACGCCATGACAGATACCCCGGATACCGCCGTCCTCGACGCTGCCTTGCAGATGGTCGACGTCTGGAACCGCCTCAGCGCGGACAAACAAGCCCTGCTGCTCAAGCGCTTTGGCACCCAGGAAAACGCCTTGGCCGCCCTGGTCACCACCCAATTGCTCGCCCCGCCCAAGTCCTGACGTCTTTCTGATCTGACGTTTTTGGAATTTACCACCCTGCGTGGGTCAAACCATCGGTATCATTAGCAGCCTATCTTTACCTGCTGCGACTGTGGACCTCTCCCATGCCAGATACCCAGCGCCCCATGGCGGTCACGCTGCAAGTTGTTTCCATCGTGTTGTTTACCTTTATCGGCTACCTGAATATCGGCATCCCCCTCGCCGTATTGCCCGGCTATGTCCACAGTGAACTGGGCTACGGCGCCGTTATCGCCGGCCTGGTGATCAGCTTGCAATACCTGGCCACCCTGCTGAGCCGCCCGTATGCCGGCAAAATCATCGACAACCTGGGCAGCAAGCGCGCGGTATTGATCGGGTTGGTCGGCTGTGGTCTGAGCGGTGTGTTCATGCTGCTGGCCGCTTGGTTTTCCAGCCTGCCGGCGATCAGCCTGGGCAGCCTGCTCATCGGGCGCCTGGTGCTGGGCAGCGCGGAAAGCCTGGTGGGCTCTGGCGCCATCGGCTGGGGCATCGGCCGTGTCGGCGCGGCCAATACGGCCAAGGTCATTTCGTGGAATGGTATCGCCAGCTATGGTGCACTGGCCGTCGGCGCACCGTTGGGCGTGTTGCTGGTGAAAAGCCTGGGC
Proteins encoded in this region:
- a CDS encoding DUF962 domain-containing protein encodes the protein MENIKQFNSFAEFYPYYLGEHANSTCRRLHFIGTTLVIGILAYAIGRGSLALLLAIPIAGYSFAWIGHFFFERNRPATFKHPFYSLLGDFVMYRDMILGKVPF